In the genome of Paenibacillus sp. GP183, the window AGAATGTAATGATCGTACCAGGATTTCCTGCATGATCGCCAAAATAAAGATGGTATACCTCAGGTGCGTCAAAGTTGATTGTTTTTTTAACCAAACGTAAACCCAGAATTCCTGCGTAAAAGTCTACGGTTTCCTGTGGGTTTCGGGCAAAGGCAGTGATGTGATGAATGCCTGCAGTTTGCAAAGTCATGTGAATCGCCTCCTTAAGTTTTAACGTTTTTAACTTCCTGCCGCTCCTTTTCCCAACTTCTTAAGTAATTCGGCAGCCTGCTGTTTTTCGTTCAGAGAAAGGCCGCTCATCACCGTATTGACCAACTTCGCATGATTTGGAAAGATACGGTCAAACAACTCGGTTCCAGCTTCCGTTATTTCCGCGTAAATAACTCTTCTGTCTTCCTCGCAGGGAACCCGTTTCAATAAACCCTTTTTTTCGAGTTTATCGATATTGTAGGTGACACTACCGCTTGTAACCAATATTTTATCGCCAATTTGCTGCAACGGAAATTTTCCCTTGCTGTACAAAACCTCCAGCACCGTGAACTCGGAAGGAGACATTCCTTGCTGCTTCATGTCTTTGATTGCCCTGTCCATAATGGTTTTATAAGCCTTGGACAGAACCACAAACAATTTCAATGACGCAGTTTGTTCCAGTTCTACATGTTCCGGCATGTCAATCACCCCTAAACTATCTTAAGTTTAATTATTTTAAATTAAAGATATATAGTTCAAAATATTTGTCAAGTCACGCCTAAGTATCACCTGAAATAATAAAAGCTATCCCTAAGTCAATTTAAATGACTCTGAGACAGCTCTATGTAAATACTATTTATTATTTTCCGAAGTTTCCTGAGAATCTATCTTAATCAATGAAGACAACTTTTCGATTTGCTCCCGTATACGCTGCTGTCTTTCCAACTGCTCTTCCAACCTTATTTCAAGTATCATGTCATCCATGAAACACCGCCTCTTTCTCATTCTTTTTGCAGAAAATATGAAGAAATGTCAGGTTAGCTGGCTGGTCTTGGATTTTATTGTCATATTCAGTATACCTTAAAATCTATCAAAAGTATACTTTATACGGTTATGCTTATGTTAAATTCCCCTATGGATTCAATTTGGAGTGGGATCTGGAATGCTTTTATTCCCCTGTATTTTGTCATATCATCAATTATATTGGGAGGTGTTATGTCAACTTTATACCCTTCATCCATGAGCATGGAGCTTGCATTTCCTGTGATCATATTTCCGAGTTCCGCCAAAGCGCTTTGGCACATCTCATCATATTCGGTTACCGTGTAGCCGCCCATCATCTTGGAAACTATTTTCATAATCATATATTTCGGAAAGCCAAACAATACATCTCTCTCAATTTGACCTACTATGCCGATCTTAAGGAGTAAAGTATTTTCAATCTCGCGAATTTCCGATACTTTTATTTTGCCAATGGATGGTTTTATTTGGATAACGGATTCGATGACATAAACGGATGAAAAAAGAAACGGATTAATAAAATTGGCTTCCACCGCGGATACAACCCCCTTTTGTGTGTTTTAAACAAACAAAAAAAACTACGCCAATTGGGTAGTTAGTATCCGCTATCCATTGGTAACCCAGCTGCCGTAGAAAATCCTTAGGCCTGTAGCTTTGCGTCCCTACCTTTCAATAGGTTTGCCTTTATCACTGATGCACATTATTCATTTTCAACATCATATCACAAGTCCTGTGAAAAAAGAACTATTTTCGACAAAAAAATTAATTTTATTAGTTCGTTAGTCACGAAAGGATTCATTAAATTAGCCGTAAAGGGCAATTCCGACAAGTCCTGAAAGCAGAATCATGGAAAAAGGATGCATTTTAAATCGATTTATAGCTGTGAAAGCTGCTATAAAGAAAAGAGCGGCAACCAACGAGCTCCATGACCATCCGCTCACATGCGGGTTCGCTAAAGCAAGACGAAAGGCTGCAAAAAAAATGAGTCCGCAAATAACCGGTCGAAGTCCATATAAGGCCGACTTGAAATCTTTATTGCCGGCCAGTTTATAAAAAACAAAGCTAAAAAGTACTATTGCAAAGATCGACGGCAGAATCATACCTATTGCGGCGGAGAGACTACCCATGATCCCGGCTATATGATAACCAACAAATATTGCCGTATTCGTCGCAATGGGTCCAGGTGCCATTCCAGCAATTGCTACGCCCTCCGCATACTGCGCATCGGTCATCCATTGATGAG includes:
- a CDS encoding MarR family transcriptional regulator, translating into MPEHVELEQTASLKLFVVLSKAYKTIMDRAIKDMKQQGMSPSEFTVLEVLYSKGKFPLQQIGDKILVTSGSVTYNIDKLEKKGLLKRVPCEEDRRVIYAEITEAGTELFDRIFPNHAKLVNTVMSGLSLNEKQQAAELLKKLGKGAAGS
- a CDS encoding chemotaxis protein CheX → MEANFINPFLFSSVYVIESVIQIKPSIGKIKVSEIREIENTLLLKIGIVGQIERDVLFGFPKYMIMKIVSKMMGGYTVTEYDEMCQSALAELGNMITGNASSMLMDEGYKVDITPPNIIDDMTKYRGIKAFQIPLQIESIGEFNISITV
- a CDS encoding chromate transporter; this translates as MLIWSLFWSFLKIGFISFGGGFAMIPVIHYEVTAHQWMTDAQYAEGVAIAGMAPGPIATNTAIFVGYHIAGIMGSLSAAIGMILPSIFAIVLFSFVFYKLAGNKDFKSALYGLRPVICGLIFFAAFRLALANPHVSGWSWSSLVAALFFIAAFTAINRFKMHPFSMILLSGLVGIALYG